AGGATATTTTTAGCATAGAAGAGGTCGAGGTCGCTATTATTGAGGCAAGTGGAAACTTGTCTGTCCATAAGAAACCTGAAAAGATGCCTTTGACACGTGAGGATACGAATTACCCTACCCCTAAATCAAATCTTGCTTTTCCACTTATTCTTGATGGGAAGTTGCATCAAGAAGTTCTCTCTCACGTGAAAGTAAGTGAACAATGGTTAGAGGAACAATTAGCATTGTTAGGTATTAATGAAGTGGATTCCATATTCTTCGCTTCGATTAATGATCATAAAGAATTGCATGTCTCCTTACGCGAAAACCAACTCTCTCTCTTTGAAGATACCCCTCCGATTTATCATTAAATAAGAGCAGACAGCTTCGGCTGTCTGCTCAATTATTTATCCTTATTTTTTCTTGTTTTTTTTACCGTTGCCTCCGCAATGATCGCATGTTTCACTTCCGCCTAATAATAGTTGAAAGTACCCGACACCATTGCAATAAGGACAAGCTCCATCCTCTGTGAACCTGAATGAGCGCTTCATTAGTCAACACCCCTTTGGTTAAGTAACGTATCTGATTGCCTTTTATATTATCAGAATATTTATACAATTAAAACCGTTCAAAAGCCTGGATTTTCTCCATGTAAGCGCAACCATACTTATTTATCTACTATTACCTCTTGATCTATCTCTTTTTGCGCTTTTTAAAAATAAATTAAAAAACAAGTGTGCATCTGAAATGCACACTTGTTGGGAATTATTTAAATTAGAAAGGATTTTTTCCTTTTTTCAGTACTAACCCTGGTCCACCTAATAGAAACAGGTAGCGGTTATCAATCATTTTCTTCATGAAGTTTGCTTGAGCACCGAATAGTTTACGTGTTCCAACAACTCCAATGGCTTCTTTCCCACCAAGTGATGCAACAGTTCCTTTAATGTCTGGTTTGAACGTCTTAAGTGAAGATCCACCTTTAATGAGATGCTTGATATTCTCAGCACATACCTCAGCCATCTGCATTGCAATTTGTGCAGTTGGTGGGTATGGACGGTTAATCTCCTCATTAATAAGAAGTGCACAGTCACCAATAATGAAAATATTGTCATGCCCTGGTGCACGTAGATCAGCTTCAACTTTAATACGTCCACGCATCGCTTCGAATCCAGACTTCTCAATGATTGAGCTTCCACGAACACCCGTCGCCCAAACCACTGTCTCAGCCTTGATTTCTTCACCATCCGCAAGAAGAACACCTGTCTCTGTTACTGCTTTAATTGGGCAGTTGATCTTGAACTCCACTCCACGAGATTCAAGAAGGTTCATGCCGTATTCAACAAGCTCAGGATCGAATCCTGGTAATGCTGTTGGTGCTGCTTCAATCACGTATAATTTTACTTTTTCACGAGGAATATCATAGTGACTGCAAAGCTCAGGTACACGTTCTGATAATTCACCGATAAACTCAATACCAGTGAAACCAGCACCTGCTACGATAAATGTTAATAGCTCATCATGCTTGTCCTCTGTGTTGTTGTACTTAGCGAAGCAATATTCAATATGCTCTTTCACTTCACGTGCGCCATTTACTGTCCATTTACTGAAAGCATGCTCGTGAACACCTGGTACGCCAAATGTTTCAGCTTCTGCACCTAGTCCAACGACTAAGTAATCAAAATCAAGTTCGCCGTTTTCAAGAATAATTTTCTTTTCCTCACGCTTGATCTCAACAACTGTGTCTTTAACAAACTTGATTTTTTTGAAGTCTAGTACATCTTTGATTTGCATACGTGTTTTTTCTGGAGAAAGAGTTCCTGCAGAAGGCTCATGTAACCATGTTGTTTGGTAGTGGTACTCATGCTTGTTAACAAGCGTGATGCTTGCCTCATTATGACCTAGTTGCTTAGCAAGACGTGATGCTGTAATCATTCCGCCGTACCCAGCACCTAAAAGGACGATACTTGGTTTTTTCAAACTAATCACTTCCATTTTCTTATTTTTGACTTACCTTAATTATACACTAGAAAAATGAGATTGTGATATCTTTCACGATCTAAATTAAAAAGAATATGACGTATGAGATAATGTCGTAAAAAATTCACAAATACAATGTCTATCATATTTCTTTTCTTGTCAACTTTCAACTGTCTTTTTGTCTTTTCTTAATTTCACCTATTATAAGTAAGCGTTGTTTTCCTACTTTCTTAATGTCTGCTGCAGTGTGAAAATTATTCCTAAAAGAACAGGCTTGCTTGTCTTTCTTTTTCGATTCTATTATGCATATAATGGGAAGAGATTTTAAATTTTTCGGGGGTGGAAGAATGATAAATAACGAAAAAACGATGTATGACATTACGATTATTGGTGGTGGGCCTACAGGTCTCTTTGCTGCTTTTTATGCTG
Above is a genomic segment from Bacillus sp. FJAT-45037 containing:
- a CDS encoding NAD(P)/FAD-dependent oxidoreductase; amino-acid sequence: MKKPSIVLLGAGYGGMITASRLAKQLGHNEASITLVNKHEYHYQTTWLHEPSAGTLSPEKTRMQIKDVLDFKKIKFVKDTVVEIKREEKKIILENGELDFDYLVVGLGAEAETFGVPGVHEHAFSKWTVNGAREVKEHIEYCFAKYNNTEDKHDELLTFIVAGAGFTGIEFIGELSERVPELCSHYDIPREKVKLYVIEAAPTALPGFDPELVEYGMNLLESRGVEFKINCPIKAVTETGVLLADGEEIKAETVVWATGVRGSSIIEKSGFEAMRGRIKVEADLRAPGHDNIFIIGDCALLINEEINRPYPPTAQIAMQMAEVCAENIKHLIKGGSSLKTFKPDIKGTVASLGGKEAIGVVGTRKLFGAQANFMKKMIDNRYLFLLGGPGLVLKKGKNPF
- a CDS encoding YuiA family protein, which codes for MKRSFRFTEDGACPYCNGVGYFQLLLGGSETCDHCGGNGKKNKKK